The Chryseobacterium glaciei DNA window CAGAGTTTATCCTGTCTCTTGAAGAAATAATCATGATACAGATCGTAAATAGATTTCTTTTCCCAATCCGACAGATATTTATAAGACTCCGTGTTATAAACATTAAATCTTGGATGATAAACAATTTCGCCTTCTCTTTCTTCAGTTAAAAACAAAACATTCGCGCAAAGGGCAATCAATTGTTCTTCAACCGAACCTCTTGGATTTTTCTTAAAGAAATCTGATAATTTTCTCTGAGTATCAAATTCTTCTTTGAAAGAATACGTTCCGTTAGAATTATTATTGATGAATTCAAGCGCTTTTCCGTGATCTTCTCCGAAATAATTCCAAAGAATCTGATCATTAATAAACGGTTTGCAATACCTGTTAAAATCAAAAGGAATATGCCAAGCCTTAAATTCTTCTTCCGTAATAGGAACTGCAGGATAAAAATATCCCAAAATCCCTTGAGTAGCAGAAATCGGCATTCTCCAGATTCTGAAAAATCCTAAAATATGATCAATTCTCATCGCATCAAAATACTGTTCCAATGCCTTGAATCTGTTTTTCCACCATGTATAATCGTCAGCTTTCATCGCTTCCCAATTATAGGTTGGAAATTCCCAGTTTTGACCCAATTCCGTAAACTGATCCGGCGGTGCTCCGGCTTGGAAATCCATACCGAATAATTCAGGCTCCGTCCACGCTTCCACAGAATGTCGGTAAATCCCGATCGGCAAATCTCCTTTTATGGAAACGCCTAAACTATGGATATATTCAATCGCCTCTTTTAACTGCTTATGGAGTTGATATTGCACCCAGGCATGAAGCATTGAGGCATCATATTCTTTATTTTTTGCTGAAAAGAATGGTGAAATTTTTCCTGCAATATATTTTTTATGCGTCTTCCAATCATTGAAGTTTGGAGTTTTATATTTATCTCTCAACACACAAAATGCAGAATATGGAATCAGCCAATCTTCATTATCTTTTATAAATTTCTTAAAGTTTCTGTCTTTATAGATCTTCTCTTTTTCTGTATTGAAAACGGCTTTCAAAAATTTCCATTTTCCGGAAATCATTTCTTCGTAATCAATTAATTCTAAAGAATTTAATTTTAATTTTTCGGTATTGTATTCTTCAACTAAATCTTTCGGCAAATTAAAATCAAGATTCTCCAAAGAAATATATTGAGGGTGTAAAGCATACACAGAAACCGCTGCGTAAGGATAAGAATCCGTCCAAGTATAGTTGGCCGTTGTATCATTGATTGGAAGAATCTGGATAATGCCCAATCCAGTCTCTTTTGTCCAGTCTGCAAGTTCTCTCATATCAGAAAATTCTCCGACACCGAAACCATTTTCACTTCTCAAAGAGAACACAGGAACCGCAACTCCTGCATCATGATACATTTGATATAGTTTGAATTTAAAATAATGACTCGAAACGATCTGCAAAATATCTTTCTGCTTATTGGGAACCGCAAACCTATTTTCTCCGGCTTCTACATCAATTACTTTACCTTCTTTTTTGTCATAAAGGCAATATTTAAATTGGATAAATTCGTTTTCAGGAATTTCAACCGAAGTCTCCCAAATACCGAAATCCGTCTGAGATAAATGAATTACTTTCTCATAGTCCCAATTTCCCAGAGAAGCCGTGCTTCCGAACAATACAATCTTCCAATTCGGATTGTACACCGGAGCCTCTAATCTGAATAAATGGGTATGTTTTTTTAAAACCGAAATCTTTTCAGGAACAAACTGATTCAGCTTATTGTAAAGGATTTTATTGTTTAAATAATTTTCGGGGAAATTTTTATTGTTCCATTCATCGAAAATAGAAAATTCTTTATAGTTGTGAGGGAAATTAAGATAATGCAAAACAAATTCTTCTCTAAAAATACTTTCTTTTTCACCTGTAAGCTGATATTTATAAGATATGGATTTTGAAAAATAGTCTACTTCACATTTCCACAAACCGTTCTCGGTGCAAAACATTTTATGAGTTTTGGGTACAGCTCCTTCTTCATTGATGATCAACTGCAAAGATTCCCCTGTTTTTGCGCTGTAACCTATATTAAAGTATAATTTCATCTATATTTTTTTATAAAAATACATTTTAATCTCGAAAAACAAAACTTATTGAATATCAAATATTCATTAAAAAAGCCTTCTCAGATATTTGAAAAGGCTATAATTTTTAAGAAAGCTAAAAGATTATTCTGTTACAATAATTTTCTTGCTTAATAATATTTTTCCGGACTCATTAGCGATACTCACAATATAAGCTCCATTGATGAGATTTTTCAAATAAACCTGTTGATTTAATGAACCGTCTTTTACGGATAAATTCTGTTGCATTACATTTTTACCCGAGATATCAAAAATAGTAAGTTTAAGATTTCCTTTTACCGATTTATCATTCACATTTACGTTGATCAATTGCTCATCAACTCTGGTCGGATAGATATCTAAATTTGCCAAAACATTATTTGAAATTGCTTTATCATTAGCGAAATATTTACTCGCCAAATCATAAATATGTAAATTTAAATTTCCCGGAAGTTGTTTTGCCTGTAAATCATTCAAATTAACTTCATATAAAGGCGCTCCTTTTGCACTTGCAATCACAACTTTTCCGTTAGAATTTACCGCAGCTCCGTTTACAGAATAACCTTCGGGAATTCCTATTATTTTTCCTACAAATTTGGACTTTAATTCTTTAGTTGAAACTTTGAAAACATTTCCGGAAGTTGCAAAAACATAGAAATTATTATCTGCATCGGCGATCATATCACCTCCAAAGCCTGTTTCAATTGTTGTGAAAGAATTTTTCCCGTTTGAAGAATCATCTTTAACAATCCCAAGATCATTTACAACATATTGATTGTTCTTTTTACTGATCTGTAAAAACTGTGTTCCGGAATTATTCATCGCGTAAATATTACCGTCATATCCAGTTGCCATTCTCGTTATGTGAGAATTAATATCGCAAGAAGTTACTCTCGCAACATTGTTTTCAACCAAAGTGATTTCTTTCGTTTTAGAATTTAAAACATAGATATTTGATGAAAACATCGGCATATACACCAGATTATTATTCCTAGAATCATATGCTAAAGTTGCCATTGTCGTCGCCTGAGAATTGTTGTAAGAATTTTTATCCTCGGTTACAGAACCATTTCTTGTCTGCGAAAATATTTTTGCAGAAGAATCTGCCGTGAAGACAGCTTCTCCAGAAGTTCCATTTACCGCATCAATGGCACGAAAGTCATTAAAAACAATACCTGGAGTATCTTTTCCCGTCAATGCAAAAAAATCTTGCTGGGCATGAGCGTTTGCTCCTAATAATACCAAAAATAAAGGGAATAAATGTTTTTTCATAATAAGTTGGATTTAGATTCGTAATGATTTTACTATTACTAAGTTACATAATTTTCAAATTGGATGACAAAAAATCTCTATTAATTGAATAACATTTACAATAATTTAATTTTAATGATGTGATTATGATAATTTGGAGAATATTTTAAGCCTGATATCTTTTTATATTTAAATTTTAACCATTAAGATTTTGTTTAAGCTGTTAAGATTATTAAGATATAGATTTCTCCTTCGTCGAAATGACAAAAATATGCATAAAAAAACTCCCACAAATTTGTGAGAGTTTAAGTATATAATTCTTTTAATTTTAGTTCAAAACGTAAGTTGTTCCGTCTCTTCCGTCTTTTAATTCAATCCCTTCAGCAAGAAGTTTATCGCGGATTTGATCTGAAAGGTCAAAGTTCTTCGATTTTCTTGCCTGATTTCTCAATTCGATTAAAACCTGTAATGTTTGATCTAACTTTTCATTGTTATTTTCTTCGACCGCCTGAAGTCCCAGAACATCAAATATTAAAGCATTTAAAGTTGATTTCAAATCCTCTAAATCTTTCATTGAAATAGTTTCTTTTTCATCATTTAAAGCAAAAATAAATTTCACAGCTTCAAATAAATGAGCGATAAGAACCGGAGAATTGAAATCATCATTTAAAGCATCGTAAGCTTTATTTTTCCACTCTTCCAGATTAAAACCTGATTGTTTTTCATCATTTGGAGTGATTGAATTCAACACTTTTACCGCTTCCATTAATCTGATGAAACCTTTTTCACTCGCGATCATAGCATCATTAGAAATATCTAAAACACTTCTGTAATGAGCCTGTAGGAAACAAAAACGTACAATCGACGGATGGAAAGGCTTTTCAAAGAAATCATTATCTCCCGTAACCAACTGCATCGGTAAAATGTAATTCCCTGTCGACTTACTCATACGTTGCGTATTCATTGTCAACATATTAGCATGCATCCAGTAATTTACCGGAGCGGTATCATTGCAAGCTTTTCCTTGAGCAATTTCACATTCGTGATGTGGGAATTTTAAATCCATTCCACCTCCGTGAATATCAAATTTCTCACCTAAATATTTAGTGCTCATTGCAGTACATTCAAGATGCCATCCTGGGAAACCTTCTCCCCAAGGCGAATTCCATCTCATGATGTGTGCAGGTGAAGCTTTTTTCCAAAGAGCAAAATCCTGTGGATTTTTCTTTTCACCTTGTCCGTCTAAATCGCGGGTATTAGCGAAAAGTTCTTCAATATTACGTTTTGAAAGCTCACCGTAATTAAGACCTCTTTTATTGTATTCAAGAACGTCAAAATATACAGATCCATTGCTTTCGTAAGCGAAACCTTTTTCAATTAATTTCTGAGTTAATTCAATTTGCTCAACAATATGACCTGTTGCTGTAGGTTCTATGTTTGGAGGAAGTAAATTAAACATTTCCAAAACCTTATGAAAATCAACCGTATATTTCTGTACAATTTCCATTGGCTCCAGTTTTTCAAGACGGGTTTGCTTTACAAATCTGTCGTTGTTTACGTCTCCATCGTCTGTAAGGTGCCCTGCATCGGTGATATTTCTTACGTATCTTACTTTATATCCCAAATGCGTTAAGCTTCTGTAAATAAAGTCGAAAGAAAGGAAAGTTCTCACATTTCCCAAATGCACATTGCTGTAAACGGTAGGTCCACAGACGTACATTCCGACGTTTCCTTCTAAAATGGGGTTAAATATTTCTTTTTCCGCTGTAAGCGAGCTGTATATTTTTAATTGCATTGTGTTGTTTTTGATTTAATGATTTTAAAATTTAGTTTAAAGTTTAGATATATTAAAAGGCCGAAATCTTTTAATAACAGCATTCACAGCAACAACAAATAATTGTAGCTATAAAAATCTGGTCTGAAACTTTTTTAAATTTTATCATTATTAATTTATTATTAATCCAATTTAGCATGACTTCCTACGTAATGTAAGAATTCCTGTCTTGTAATAGGATTTGTTTTGAAAATTCCGCTTAATTCTGCTGTGATGGTAGAACTTGCAGTATCTTTAATTCCTCTGCAATTTACACAAAGATGTTTAGCATCGATGATACAGGCAACATTTTTTGTACCTAAAGCTTCTTTTAACGCGTTCACAATCTGCATTGTCAATCTTTCCTGAACCTGTGGCCGCTTCGCATAATAATCTACAATCCTGTTAATTTTTGAAAGTCCAATTACTTCGCCATTTGAAATGTAGGCAACATGCGCTCTCCCAATAATTGGTAAAAAGTGGTGTTCGCAAAAAGAATATACCGTGATATCTTTCTCAACCAACATTTGGCTGTATTTATATTTATTGGAAAATGTAGAAATTCCCGGTTTGTTTTCCGGTAATAGTCCTCCAAAAATTTCATTTACATACATTTTGGCAACACGCGTTGGGGAATCTTTCAAAGAATCATCTGTCATATCCAATCCCAGCGTTTCCATAATCTCACCGAAAAGTTCAGTGATCTTTTCTATTTTTTCCTGTGGCGATTTATCAAAAGCATCTTCCCGTATAGGCGTATGTTCTTTTCCTGTGAAAATATCATCGTCGTTATCAGTAAAATCAACCATTTTTTATTTAATTTGCAACAAAAATACGGATAATATCTGTTCGTATATTTCAATTTAACCCAAAAATATTACCTCATCTCCTCATTCGTATAAAAGTTATGATTATTGCTGAAGAAGTACACCATGAAAATCAGAAAAAGGAATTTCTAGAATTCCCTGTCAGACTTTATCAACATGACAAAAACTACATCAGACCTTTAGATAAAGATATTGAAGCTATTTTTGATCCTCAAAAAAATAAATTCTTCAAAACCGGAGAATGCAAAAGATTCATATTTAAAAATAAAGAAAATAAAACTGTTGGAAAAATCGCAGTTTTCGTCAATCAATTATACGAACAAAATCAACCCACAGGAGGAATTGGATTCTTTGATTGCATTAATGATCAGGAAACGGCTAATTTTATTTTTGATTATTGCAAAAAATGGCTTCAGGAAAGAGGAATTAAAGCTATGGACGGACCTATAAACTTCGGTGAGAGAGACAAATTCTGGGGATTACTTATTGAAGGATTCATAGAACCTTTATATGGAATGAATTATAACTTCCCTTATTATAAAGAGCTTCTTGAGAATTATGGTTTTCAAATTTATTTTGAACAGCTTTGTTTTTCAAGACCTATTTTCGCGGAAGTTTCGAGAGTCTTTACAGTTATGCATGCAAAACACAGTAAAAATCCTGCAATTTCAGCAAGACCATTGAAAAAGAATAATCTTGAAAAATTTGCTAAAGACTTTACTGAAATTTATAACAAAGCCTGGGCAGCGCATGGAGAAGGGAAACAACTTGAGGAAGCAAAGACCTTAAAAATGTTTAAAACGATGAAACCGATCATCAATGAACATATTTCATGGTTCGTTTACGAAAATGAAAAACCAATTGCCATGTGGATGAATATTCCGGATCTGAATCAATGGTTTAAATATATGAATGGGAAATTTGGATTTATTGAGAAACTAAAATTTCTATGGATAAAGAAATTCAAAAAGAATGAAAAAATGGTCGGTCTTGTTTTCGGCGTTGTCCCTGAATGGCAGAAAAAAGGACTTGAAGGTTATATGATTTGGGAAGGTACACAACATCTAAGAAAGCACACTGATTTTAAAGTTACCGAGCTTCAATGGATCGGGGATTTTAATCCTAAAATGATAAAAATTGCAGAAAATCTGGATACAGAGGTGACTAGAAAATTGGCGACTTATCGGTACTTGTTTGATAGGGAGAAGGTTTTTGAAAGACACCCTATGTTATAAGATAAAGTTTCGGCGCAGCCTTTGGCTGCGCCGAAACTTTTAAAATCAAATATTTTAAAATAGCTCTCCTGCTACTTTTTTAATATTGTCACTTTTCCCCATTGAGTAGAAATGTAAAACAGGAACTCCAAAATCAAGAAGTTCTTTGCATTGATTGATTGCCCATTCTACCCCGATTTGCTTTACGGCTTCATTGTTTTTAGCACTTTCCACTTCATTAATTAAATCTTCCGGTAAATCGATTTTGAAAACCTGTGGTAATAATTTCAAATGTCTTTTTGTTGCAATTGGTTTAATTCCAGGGATAATTGGAACTGTAATTCCCATTTCTCTCGCCTTTGTCACAAACTCGATAAACCTTTTATTATCAAAAAACATTTGAGTTACGATATAGTCTGCTCCGGCATCCACTTTTTGTTTCAGCCATTTTAAGTCGTAGTTCATGGAAGGTGCTTCCATATGTTTTTCAGGATAGCCGGCTACTCCAATGCAAAACTTGTTATTTTCTTCACAAGCCTGCTCGTCATGAAGGTATTTTCCTCTTCCTAAATCATTAATTTGATGAACCAAATCCATCGCACTCGCGTGACCTCCTTTTGTAGGTTCAAAATACTGGTGTCCTTTCATTGCATCACCACGAAGCGCCATTACATTATCAATCCCAAGATACATACAGTCTACTAAAAGATATTCTGTTTCTTCTTTTGTAAACCCTCCACAAAGCAAATGCGGAACGGTATCTACATTATATTTATGCTGAATTGCCGAACAAATCCCCAATGTTCCGGGACGCATTCTGGTAATTTTACGTTCCATCAGACCGTTGCCTTTATCAATGTAAATATATTCTTCGCGAGAAGTCGTCACATCAATAAAAGGAGGTTTAAATTCCATCAAAGGGTCTATATTTCCATACAAATCTTCAATTCCGATTCCTTTCTGAGGCGGAACAACTTCTAAGGAGAACAAAGTTTTTCCGTTTGCATTTTTTATGTGTTCTGTAATCTTCATGTTTAAATTTTAATCTGCTAAATTAGGTGACAACCATTTTCTGGCTTCCTGTAAAGAAATTCCTTTCCTCTTAGAATAGTCTTTCAACTGATCTTCTGTAATTTTTCCGAGCCCAAAATATTTTGCATGCGGACTTCCGAAATAATATCCGGAAACGGCAGCTGTCGGAAACATTGCTAAGCTTTCTGTAAGATAAACTCCGATATTTTCTTCTACTTTTAAAAGATCCCAAATGGCATGTTTTTCCAAATGATCTGGACAAGCCGGATAGCCCGGTGCAGGACGAACTCCTTTATATTTTTCAGCAATTAAATCATCATTGCTTAAATTTTCCTGATTGGCATATCCCCAATATTCTGTTCTTACTTTTTTATGTAAAAATTCAGCATAAGCTTCTGCAAAACGGTCAGCCAAAGCTTTTACCATGATTGCATTATAATCGTCATTGGCTTTTTCATATTCATCTGACAATTCATCAGTTCCAAAACCTGTAGTCACACAGAAAGCTCCTACATAATCAGTTTTTCCTGAACTTTGAGGAGCAATAAAATCGCTTAATGCTAAATATTCTTTGCCTTTAGATTTTTGAAGCTGCTGTCTTAATGTGATAAATTTAGATTGCTGCTGATCATTTTCATCAAAAATTAAAATATCATCATCTTCAGTTGAATTTGCCTTGAAAATTCCGAAGATCGCTTTGGCTGTCAATGCTTTTTCATCTAAAATTTTCTTTAAAATAACCTGAGCATCTTTAAATAATTCTTTGGCCTGCTCTCCTACCACCTCATCATCAAAAATATTCGGGTACTTCCCATGAAGATCCCAACTTCTGAAAAATGGTGACCAGTCGATAAACGGAACCAATTCATTCAAATCCTGACCTTCAAAAACCTGTACCCCTAAATTATTCGGTGTGAAAATTTCTTCGTTTTCCCAGTCGATTTTAAATTTATCTTTTCTTGCATCTTCAATCGAAACATATTCCTTATCAATTTGTCTGTTCAGGAATTTTTCACGGAAATCTGAATAGTCACTCTTTAAATCGTTTACATATTCTTTATTTCTATCTCCTAATAAAGAACTCACCACGTTTACCGCTCTGGAAGCATCGTTAACGTGAACAACTGCATTTTTATATTTTAAATCTATTTTTACCGCAGTATGTGCTTTTGAAGTCGTTGCACCACCGATCAATAATGGGAAATTAAGATTCTGACGTTCTAATTCTGATGCGATGTACACCATTTCATCTAAACTTGGCGTGATCAAACCACTCAGACCAATAACATCTACATTATGTTCAATTGCAGCCTGAATAATTTTCTCGGCAGGAACCATTACTCCAAGATCTACAATCTCATAATTGTTACAACCCAACACAACGCTCACAATATTTTTACCAATATCATGAACGTCACCTTTTACCGTTGCCATTAAGATTTTACCGTTGGCAGGTCTTTCACCGTCTTTTTCAGCTTCAATAAATGGTTGTAAATAGGCCACCGCCTTTTTCATTACCCTTGCCGATTTTACAACTTGTGGAAGGAACATTTTTCCGCTTCCGAATAAGTCACCAACAACACCCATTCCTGTCATTAAATTAACTTCAATAACATGTAACGGTTTGGCAGATTGTAACCTTGCTTCTTCTACATCTTCTTCAATAAAACGGTCGATCCCTTTTACTAAAGAGTGTGTAATTCTTTCCTGTAAAGGTCTGGTACGCCATTCTAGTTCTTCAACGACTTCTTTTTTGACAGATTTATTCTTTTCAGAATAATCCAACAACCTTTCTGTTGCATCTTCTCTTTTGTCGAGAATCACGTCTTCTACAAGACCTAATAATTCTTTATTAATTTCATCATAAACTTCCAACATTGCTGGGTTTACAATTCCAATATTCATTCCTGCCTGAATCGCGTGATAAAGGAAAACCGAGTGCATCGCTTCTCTCACCGTATCATTTCCTCGGAAAGAGAACGAAACATTGCTTACACCTCCACTTACAGACGCATACGGAAGATTTTGACGAACCCATCTTGTCGCTTCGATGAAGTCGATTGCATTTCTTCTATGTTCATCCATTCCAGTTGCAACAGGGAAAATATTTAAATCGAAAATAATATCCTCAGCCGGAAACTTCACCTCATCAACTAAAATATCATAAGACCTTTTAGTGATTTCAAGCCTACGATCGTAGGTATCAGCTTGTCCGTCTTCATCAAAAGCCATGACAATAACCGCTGCACCGTATCTCTTTATGGCTTTAGCCTGTTTTACAAATTCCTCTTTACCACCTTTTAAACTGATAGAATTTACTACAGATTTTCCTTGAACAACCTGTAATCCAGCTTCTAAAATCTCCCATTTCGAGGAGTCAATCATGATCGGAATTCTGGAAATATCCGGTTCTGAACCTACTAAGTTCAGGAATTTTATCATGGATGCTTTTCCATCGATCAATCCGTCATCAAAATTAACGTCAAGGATCTGTGCGCCGCCTTCAACCTGATGACGGGCAATATCCAAAGCTTCAGAAAATTTCTCTTCTTTAATTAATCTTAAAAACTTTTTGGAACCGGCAACATTCGTCCTTTCACCAACGTTGATAAAATTACTTTCCGGAGTTATAATAAGAGGCTCAAGGCCCGATAGTCTTAAATATTTCATTAATTGTGTATTCTTCTAAAATAAATTAGTAGCGTTAATTCTAATGCAATAAGTGTTGAAAAATTTATACAATTTCTCTCACTTTTCTTGGCTCATATTTATCAACCAAATCTGCAATTGCTTTGATATGATCTGGTGTTGTACCACAGCAACCTCCGATGATATTGATGAGTCCTTTTTCTACGTATTCTCTGATTTGTTCTGCCATAAATTCTGGCGTTTCATCATATTTTCCGAACGCATTTGGCAGACCAGCATTGGGATACGCTGAAACAAAGAAATCTGAATTATGTGCCAACGTTTCCAAATAGGGCGTTAATTGATTTGCTCCTAAAGCACAATTGAAACCAACGCTCAATAAATTTAAATGTGAAACTGAGATCAAAAATGCTTCTGCAGTTTGTCCGCTTAACGTTCTTCCTGATGCATCGGTAATTGTTCCTGAAACCATGATTGGAATTTTAATTCCTCTTTCTTCGCTGATTTCATCAATAGCGAAAAGAGCAGCTTTTGCATTCAATGTATCGAAAATAGTTTCTACCAATAAAATATCTGAACCTCCATCTAATAAAGCTTCAGACTGTTGTTTGTAGGCAATTCTTAATTCATCAAAAGTGATTGCTCTGTATCCTGGATCGTTTACATCAGGGCTTAAACTTGCCGTTCTGTTGGTTGGCCCGATTGAACCTGCTACAAATCTTGGTTTATCAGGATTTTGAGCGGTAAATTCATCACAAACTTTTCTTGCAATTTTTGCAGATTCATAGTTCAGTTCGTACACCAACTCTTCCATATGATAATCTGCCATTGCAATGGTTGTTCCTGAAAAGGTGTTGGTTTCCAAAATATCAGCTCCGGCTTCCAAGTACTTTTTATGAACTTCCTCGATCGCATGAGGTTGCGTTAATGAAAGTAAATCATTATTTCCTTTTACAGGGTGCTCATAATCCTTGAACCTTTCGCCACGGTAATCTTCTTCCTCGAATTTATACCGCTGAAGCATTGTTCCCATTGCTCCGTCAAGAATTAAAATTCTTTCTGATAACGCTTTATATAATTGTTCTGAATTTTTCATTTTATTTATTTTTCATTGGTGAATTAATCCGTTGATTGATATTTTTCCACAGGTTTCACCTATGGCTATTTTTGTTGAACCCTTCGGGTTCTTTTGCAGCCCGACTTGAGCGGAAATCCTTTTTTATCAGGCCAAAGCGATGGAAAAAAGATTGGGAGCGGAAGGCGGATACAGCTGCCCAAATAATTAATCCAATGCCTGTTTCAGATCTGCGATGATATCGTCTACATTTTCCAACCCTACCGAACAACGAACTAAACCAGCCGTAATTCCCACTTCATTTCTTTCTTCATCTGACAATTTCGAGTGCGTGGTAGAAGCCGGATGCGTAACAATTGTTCTGGTATCACCCAAGTTTGCAGAAAGAGAACACATTTTTATTTTATCTAAAAAGTTTCTTCCGCCTTCAATTCCGCCTTTGATCTCGAATGCAACGATATTTCCACCCAACTTCATCTGTTTTTTTGCCACTTCATAACTTGGATGAGAAGGCAAGAATGGATATTTTGTCAATTCTACATTCGGAT harbors:
- a CDS encoding homocysteine S-methyltransferase family protein; translated protein: MKNSEQLYKALSERILILDGAMGTMLQRYKFEEEDYRGERFKDYEHPVKGNNDLLSLTQPHAIEEVHKKYLEAGADILETNTFSGTTIAMADYHMEELVYELNYESAKIARKVCDEFTAQNPDKPRFVAGSIGPTNRTASLSPDVNDPGYRAITFDELRIAYKQQSEALLDGGSDILLVETIFDTLNAKAALFAIDEISEERGIKIPIMVSGTITDASGRTLSGQTAEAFLISVSHLNLLSVGFNCALGANQLTPYLETLAHNSDFFVSAYPNAGLPNAFGKYDETPEFMAEQIREYVEKGLINIIGGCCGTTPDHIKAIADLVDKYEPRKVREIV